Within the uncultured Methanobrevibacter sp. genome, the region TTTTCTCCAGCAGCTACTTTTGCCATTATACATCTAGTTTCTTTGTGAGGTTCTTTGAATTTAAATTCCATGTTATCACTATTTAAAATATTGATCTAGTGTAGTTTGTTTAGTGTGAAGCATTTCATTTAAAAGTGTTCCTTGTTTTACATATTTTTTAATAGGTATTTTTAATTTAGTTCCACAGTATATCAATGCATGGTTTAATGTTTCAAATTCTTTGTAAGGTTTTTCCATTGCTTCTTTTATATTTTCCCTAACATTAAATACACCTAATGGAACATATCCTTCATATGCTTCTCTTAAAATGAGTAATCCTGATTGTTTTTTCTGTCTAACTAAATAATCTAAAACAGCCATTTTTGCAGTATAATAACACCCACCAACCTGAGAATATTCTTTTTTTCCACCATTTGTTTCATAATCTGAAAAAATAAGTTCTTCTTTACCAATTAATTTAATAAATGCTTCATACCATTCATATTGCCATTCTGTAGGTGTTAATATGATTATATAATAATTATTTAAACTTCCAAATTCATAAACTCTGTATGAATCAATTTTTTCGAATTTTCTAACTTCTTTTAAGAATTGATCCGCTAGAGTTGTATCACATGCTGTAATTGACCATCTTGTTGGAACTAATTTTCTTTTGTTTTTTGTTCCAAAAGCACCTACTGAAAATGCTTTTTGCATAGCTGTAAATGGAACATGTTTATTATGTAAATTTAAAACAGCTTCACTAGCTTTTAAATCAGTATCATAATAAGTTTTTTCTAATTGTTTATCCCAACGAACAGCATCTATATCAAATTTTTCAATAACTGCACTAGGGCCATGTGGAGTACTATCTTCAGTTAATAAAGCTCCAGTTGGACGTTTACCAAATGTAGCTTCACTATCTATTGATTTTGATGCTAAAGATATATCTTGTAATTTTTCAACAAAAGGATTATTTAAATCATCAATTTTGATTAATTGTTTTCCTCGTACAAGATTCATCCTATAATTTATTATATCATTTTGGCTTTTATGTTCTCCAATCCAGGATTCTGGAGAATCCATAATTGCAGTATCACCTACTGCACTTGCCATCATAGGTCCTGCATAAACTTTTGGATAAGACCATCTTCCAATAAAAACAGAGGGGGGAGTACTACCTTCTAAATTTTTTCCTATTTTAACAGATTTCATTTGTATCTGTTTGGTTAATTTTTGAAGATATGCATTTTTAGTTGTTTTCATATTGCCAATTTTAATTATTTTTTTTAAAAAAAGGTATGAAGTACATAAATGTTTTTTCTCATTTAAGTACTAATATTATTTTAAGCGAATTCGATAGTGCTAGGTGGTTTATCACTTATAGATAAAGCAACATGTGTTACTTCAGAAATTTCGGAAGTTATTCTTTGTGATATTTTTTGAATAACATTCCATGGTAATTCTGGAACATATGCTGTCATAGCATCAATTGAATCAACAATTCTTAAAACTACTAAATAACCAAAGTCTCTTTGGTCTCCTTTAACTCCAGTAACTTTACTATCAGTTAATACTGCAAAATATTGCCATACATCTTTGTCAATACCTGCTTCTTCTATTTCATCAGTTACTATTTTATTTGCTTTTCTACAAATGTCTAATTTTTCTTGTGTAAGCGCACCAATAACTCTAACAGCAAGTCCTGGACCTGGGAATGGTTGTCTATGAACTACTTTTTCAGGTAAATCTAATAATAAACCAATTTCTCTAACTTCATCTTTATATAAATCACGTATTGGTTCAACTAAATCAAGAACCATACCACTAGGAAGTGCTAAATTATGATGGGATTTAATATTACCTTTACTTTCAATCCAATCAGGTGCTATGGTACCTTGTACTAAGTATTTTGCATCAGTTTTTGCAGCTTCTCTTTCAAAAACATCAATAAATACTTTTCCAATAATTTTTCTTTTTTCTTCGGGATCTTCCACTCCTTCAAGAGCATTTAAGAATTCTTCAGAAGCATCAACATAATTAAAGTTTAATCTATCTTTAAAAGTGTTAGTTACTTCATCCACTTCACCTTCTCTTAAAAGACCGTGGTCTACAAATATTGCTATTAAGTTATCTCCGATAGCTTCCTGAACAAGAACAGAGCATACTGAACTATCAACTCCTCCAGATAATGCAATAATAGCTTTTTCATCACCTATTTGATCTTTTATCTTTTGGATAGCATCTTTAATAAATTCTTCTGGACTTAACATTTTTTCAACCATAAAATATTTATTCTTCGTCACTGTCTTCTTCTTCGTAATCTTCTATGATTTGTTTAATTATTGCTTCTAAACCTTCGTTGTTTCCATCATTGACAGCTTCAATTATTTCATCATATTTAACATATTTTTCTAATTTTACAGATTTAGCACCGATTCCAGAAATTTTAAATCCGTATTCTTCATCTCCTATCGGGATATTAACGAATTGTCTTTTTAAACCTGGTTTATTTGCAAGTGCTTTTTCTTTTAAATCTTCTGCATTATCAATCATTATTACACCTTTCTTCACAAATTTTATAGAAATTTTCGAATATGGTTGATCCTTTAGGAGTATGATGTACTTCAGGATGGAATTGTATTCCATAAACATCTTTTGTCTTATGTTTAAAGGATTCAACATCACATAAATTGGAATTAGCTAAAATTTCAAAATCATTAGGGATAGTTTTAACTTCATCTTTATGGGATGACCAAACTTCCATTTTTGGAGCTAATCCTGTAAATAAATTTTCATCATTAATAATATCAATTTCAACTTTAGCATAGCTTTCAGTATTTGAAGTATCTATTTGTCCACCATAAGCTTTAGCTATTAACTGATGTCCTAAACAAATTCCTAAAATAGGTATATCAAAATGCTTAATATATTCTTCACTATTCCCAGCACCTTCAATAGAAGGTCCTCCACCTAAAATTAATCCTTTAGGGTTTTTAGCTTCAATTTCTTCAATACTTAATGTATTTGGAACTAATTGGGTTGGAATTTTAAGATATTGTAAGCTACGTTGAATTCTATGATTATATTGTCCTTTATTATTAATAACTAATATTGTCATTTTTTGCTCCCTAATTTAATAGTATTATTTTAGTTTTTTTTATTTATTATATGTTTGTACTAAATTTAGGTATGATATTTTAAAAAAAGAAGTATAGGTTTTTGCACCTATTTAATTTTAATACTTTGTGTTATATTTTTTACAAGATTTAAATCAGGCCCTTCAATAATAATCATTTGATTATCATCGCTGTAAATACCTGCATAACTTTGTTGTGTAGTATTATTTTTTGGCACTGAGTAATCAATATAAAACTTAATATTGCTATTATTAGAAGTTTCATTAATTTTAGTCATGTTTTTTTCTTCTAAATAATCCACACATATTTCTTTAAAATTTATAGTATATCCTGTTGAGTTTTTTACACATTCTTCAATAAATGAGCTGTTTAAAAATAATACTTCAATATTATTTTCATAATCTATATACATATTAACATAGTTATAATCACCATCAACTTGTTGAAATTTGGAATCATGGGAGACACTTAGTGTAAATGCTCCAAAATCAGCAATTTGATTTTTATTTTGTTCTGATTCTACGGTTATAGCTATAAATGCAGCAATTATTATTACAACAATAAGTATGCCATATAAGATTTTATCTTTATTCTCCATATTTTTATTTTTAATGGATTAATATAAGTATTTTTTTTAAATAGGTCTTTCTTTTTTTTTAGATTTGCACTTAATGATTTCACTGATTTAGAATATGTTCATTATGTGTTCTTTAAAATTACATTTTTCTATTTTTGGAAGTGCTGTAATTTTACAGATAATATGAACGTGTTCTATTTAGATAAGAATGTCATGGATAATTAATTATCATTTTATCCATATTTATCACATCATACTTAAAATTTATATACTATATTAAATAAATCACATTCTCATGGAACTTAAAGATTTAGTTTATATTATTATTGCAATTTTAATTGCAGTATTACTATTAAAAATATTTATGTGGTTATTACCATTATTTATAGTATTGATTATAGCATTTTTCATATATTTATATTTGTCAGAACGTTTTTAATTAATCTGATTGTTGGATATCTATGTATGCTGAAGTTGCAGCTATTGCACCTTCTCCACATGCTACAATCCATTGTCTTAAACCACCACATATGTCTCCTGCTGAATAAACATTTTTAACATTTGTTTTTTGATGTTTATCAGTTATTATTTCACCATTTTCATTTAATTTAACATTTAGCTTTTTAGCTAATTTATTATGTGGAATATAACCTATACTAATAAATACTCCACTTGTTTTTAATTCAATACAGTTATTAGTCTCTATATTTTTTAGAATTACTGATTCTACGAAAGTTTTTCCTTTAATTTTTTCTACTATTGTG harbors:
- a CDS encoding Nre family DNA repair protein, translated to MGNMKTTKNAYLQKLTKQIQMKSVKIGKNLEGSTPPSVFIGRWSYPKVYAGPMMASAVGDTAIMDSPESWIGEHKSQNDIINYRMNLVRGKQLIKIDDLNNPFVEKLQDISLASKSIDSEATFGKRPTGALLTEDSTPHGPSAVIEKFDIDAVRWDKQLEKTYYDTDLKASEAVLNLHNKHVPFTAMQKAFSVGAFGTKNKRKLVPTRWSITACDTTLADQFLKEVRKFEKIDSYRVYEFGSLNNYYIIILTPTEWQYEWYEAFIKLIGKEELIFSDYETNGGKKEYSQVGGCYYTAKMAVLDYLVRQKKQSGLLILREAYEGYVPLGVFNVRENIKEAMEKPYKEFETLNHALIYCGTKLKIPIKKYVKQGTLLNEMLHTKQTTLDQYFK
- the guaA gene encoding glutamine-hydrolyzing GMP synthase; protein product: MLSPEEFIKDAIQKIKDQIGDEKAIIALSGGVDSSVCSVLVQEAIGDNLIAIFVDHGLLREGEVDEVTNTFKDRLNFNYVDASEEFLNALEGVEDPEEKRKIIGKVFIDVFEREAAKTDAKYLVQGTIAPDWIESKGNIKSHHNLALPSGMVLDLVEPIRDLYKDEVREIGLLLDLPEKVVHRQPFPGPGLAVRVIGALTQEKLDICRKANKIVTDEIEEAGIDKDVWQYFAVLTDSKVTGVKGDQRDFGYLVVLRIVDSIDAMTAYVPELPWNVIQKISQRITSEISEVTHVALSISDKPPSTIEFA
- a CDS encoding GMP synthase subunit A, which codes for MTILVINNKGQYNHRIQRSLQYLKIPTQLVPNTLSIEEIEAKNPKGLILGGGPSIEGAGNSEEYIKHFDIPILGICLGHQLIAKAYGGQIDTSNTESYAKVEIDIINDENLFTGLAPKMEVWSSHKDEVKTIPNDFEILANSNLCDVESFKHKTKDVYGIQFHPEVHHTPKGSTIFENFYKICEERCNND